The Paenibacillus dendritiformis region GCGGGTATGGTACCAATGCTTTTTGGGAGTCCGGCCGGATCTGATTCGGCATACGTTAGTCCTCGCTCCGCGAATACCGGAGGAGATTCCGGATCTGAATTATGCGATCAACGTGGGCAAGGGCCGCATTGCCGCAGAGTACCGCAATGAAGGGGCCAGGGTATATCGCTATCAGTTCCAGGACCTCTCCTTGCGAGCAAGGATTGATATTTCGCCTTTTGAGCCGCTGGAGATAGAGATACGCCCTGATTCGGAGCTAAGGATAACGCAGGCCGACGGGACGCTGACCGTAACCCTGCTCGATCCTAACCATGACATCATCCAGGCGATGGAAGCCTCCGTCTCGCCAGCGCGCGCAGAGCAGCGGGCAAGACACCACCGCATCCTGAAGGATGTCCGCTTCGCCGAGCCGATGGATGTACAGAATCATCCTGTGATGAGATAAAGTTGTCTCAATAAAATAGCGAGTGTCAATCGAGATCCTGCTATCAAAAAATGGCAGGGATCTTTATAATGGAAAGAAAATGGACGCAAAAGGACTGATTTGGTGATAAGAACCATAAGCAAGCATAATCATTCAGAACATTATATCTGGGGCAATAACTGTGACGGGTGGCGATTGGTTGATGAAGAAGCTAGAAGCATCATTCATGAACGGATGCCGCCCGGAACAAGCGAGGTCAGACATTTACATACGAGAGCAGCGCAATTTTTCTTTGTACTCTCCGGAATGATGACCATCGAAGTGAATGGAACCGAACATCAACTCAATCCGCACGAAGGAATCGAAGTGCCGCCAGAAGTGCCGCATCAAGTATGGAATACATCGAACACAGATATCGAATTTCTCGTCATATCTACACCCAGTACAAGGAATGATCGAAAGATAGCAGATGTTGGATGAAACCACGAAGTGAGGAAAATGAAAGGTGTGACAATGAATGAAAAATAAGATTCTTGAAAAATTAGAACATGTGCAAATTCCCGTTAAAAGCTTAGATAAATCGATTCAGTGGTACACTACGAATCTCGGCTTTTCCTTACAAGGCAAGTCAGAGGGACGGCATGCCTTCTTAACTTTGCCTGAGGGACCCATGTTAATGCTGTGGGAAACAAAAGATGACACACAAGCAAACTTTTCCTTCAACGGGGAAACGATGCCCGTATTACTGTATAACACGAAGCAAATTCATAAATTACATGAAGAACTCAAATCGAAAGACGTCGTAATCACGTTCTTTCAAGACGAAGGGTTTGGATGGGTTCTAAAATTTATAGATTTGAACGGCAACATGTGGGGAGTCATTCAATTAAAGGAATGAAATCTGGTAAAGAGAGGAATGTCGTGCAGGATATCATTGCTTACTATGAGCGGTATGACGAAGACGGAAGACGGATACGGGACAATTATCATCGGACCGAATTTCTATTAACTCTAAAGTTTTTGGAGCAAGCCTGGAAGCACGATTTTTGACGCGGGCGCCGAAACAGGACGGTATTCCTTTCATTTTGGAGATCAGGGGCATACGTTAACGGCTCGTAAGACCTGGAACAACGGGCGCGGATCTGGTTGACGCCATTCAGCCGCCTCATGCCGTACATTTGAAGAGTGAAGGGCTGCTGCAGGGAACGATCCAACTCATTGCAGAGAGAGAATGGATGTCCGGTAACTTTATTCCAAAGGGATTGAGGAGCTAATAAATATTTGGAGTGAAGATTTACAACACGGATCAGCTCATCGACGAAAAAGAAAGCGTGCGCAGCCGGAAGCAGAATCGCTGTGCACGCTGACTTTGGCGGGGCAATAGCTGCCGTTCTTGATTGCGCTGTGAGGTCTTGACGAATAGAAAGGTAGCTGATAAACTTCATTAAACGTAATAATTACGATTAAGATCAAAGTAAGGGGTATTCAGCGCAGGAGCGATGTGCTTAACCGTGTAGAAGGGAGTGAAGCGGATCAAAAAAACGATGATATAAGTCACTGAATGGTGAAGTTCGTTCGTTATAGTATGGAGAGGAATGCTCTTAATTTTTAATATTTCGCAGCGATTGGAGCAACTTCTTCTTTTTGTGGGGAATGTATGCAAAAAAATGAGCCAACGTCTCTGTAAATCGTAATAATTACATATAAATAATGATGATGAAGGTTGTGAAATGATGAAAGAACCGGCAGACTTCCGCCGCCGCTCCTTCTTTTTTACGGCCATTCTATTGGCGCTGACGGCGGGGCTCGTCCTATCGATAACGCTCGCGGTGATGCTGGGGCCGGTTCCGATCGCTCCGGCAACGGTCTGGAAAATCGCCTTTTCCCATCTGCCGGGCTTCAATGGATGGATTGAGGAGACATGGGACATGGGACAGGGGCACATTGTGTGGGATATTCGTTTTCCGCGCGTGCTGCTTGGCGTCGTCGTCGGCGCGGGGCTGTCCGTTGCCGGTGCCGCCATTCAAGCGCTGATGCGCAATTCCTTGGCTGACCCTTATATACTAGGCGTGTCGTCGGGGGCGTCTGCGGCGGCCACGCTTGTCATTCTGTTCGGCGCATTCCGCTTCTTCGGCCAATATGCGCTTTCCTTATCCGCTTTTCTCGGTTCGCTTGCTGTAATGGCTATCGTCATGGTTCTAGCTCGCGTGGGAGGCAGGATAGCAACGAGCCGGCTTTTATTGTCAGGCATCGCGGTGTCCATGATGATGTCGGCCATCACCAATTTGATCGTAACGATGGCGCCGCGCGAAGAAGGCATTCGATCGGCGATGTATTGGATGATGGGAAGCCTGACGGGGGCCAAGTGGGAGTATTTGACCCTCCCCGCCTTAATCGTGATTGCCGGTACGATCTTTTTGCTTGTTCAGTACCGGGCGCTGAACGCCTTGCTGATGGGGGAGGAGGCGGCGCTTACCCTCGGCGTCAATCTCCATGCCTTCCGCAAATGGCTGGTCGTTGTGGTCGCCCTGTTGACGGGAACGATTGTGGCTGTGAGCGGCGCGATCGGCTTTGTCGGCTTGATGATCCCCCATATCGTGCGGCTCATGGTCGGTTCGGATCATCGCCGCGTTCTCCCGGTCAGCCTATTGCTGGGGGCCATCTTCATCGTATGGGCCGATGTATTGGCGCGGCTTGTGCTGGCGCCAGAGGAACTGCCAATCGGCATTGTCACCGCTTTATGCGGAGGTCCTTTCTTTATCTGGCTGCTGCGGCGGAACTCATATTCTTTTGGAGGCGGAAAATGAACGTCGAAGTGAAAGACCTGTCGTTCAGCATTCAGGATAAACGATTGATTGAAGCGATATGCCTGGATGTGCGGGAAGGCGAGATGGTCGGCTTGATCGGCCCGAACGGCAGCGGGAAATCGACGCTGCTCAAAAATATATATCGCGTGCTGGAGCCCGATTCGGGCGAAATCCTGCTGAACGGACAACGTGTATCCCGGTTGCCGCAAAAGGAATTGGCCAGACAGTTGGCGGTGGTCGGCCAGGAGGCGTCTGCCGCGTTTGATTTTGCAGTCCGGGATATCGTGATGATGGGACGCAGTCCGCATAAGAAAATGTTCGAAGCGGATTCGATAGAGGATTACGAGATTGTGGAGCAGGCGCTGACGCGAGTCGGCTTGCTGCATGCCGCGGGCAGCAGCTTCTCCGACTTGTCTGGCGGAGAAAAGCAGCGCGTGCTGATTGCGAGGGCGCTGGCGCAGCAGGCGCGCGTTCTCATTCTGGATGAACCGACCAACCATCTGGATATCCGGTATCAGCTGCAGATGATGGATCTGGTGAAGGAACTGAAGCTGACCTGTCTTGCCGCGCTGCATGATTTGAACATCGCGGCTTGCTACTGCGATCGCATCTATGTGATGCAAGATGGCCGGATGGCGGCTTCCGGAAGCCCCGAGCAAGTGATGCGGCCGGATCTGCTGTACGACGTATTCGGGGTTCGGACGGAGATTGCCATCCATCCGTTGACGGGAAAACCGTCGATTACGTTTTTGCCGGACAGAATCGTCAGCTTATGACATAGGAAGGGAGGCGGAGCCGATGGCGATGACCCGATGCAGCTACTGTCAATTCACATATGACGAATGGTATGGCGATACGCGCAACGGTGTCCCTGCTGGCACACCGCTCGAGGACTTGGCCGGTACGCTATGCTCTCGCTGCGGGATGCAGGGCAACCGGCATGAATGGCAGCCGAATCCGAAGTACGCGGGTCAGGAGGCTGAATATTATGACCAGTTTGCCGGAAAAGCGGGGATTGCGTTCTACCGGCACTGGCTGGAGCAAGCGGCGGAACCGCCGAGCGTACTGGAGCTAGGCGTCGGCACCGGACGTCTGGCGGTCGAGCTGGCCGGCCGGGCTGCCCGCTACTGCGGGGTCGATTGGAGTCCGATGATGCTTAAGGCTGCAGATACAAAGCGCAAGCGCATGTTCAAAGAGGAAGCAGAGCAGCGGCTGGAGCTGGCGGAGGAGGACGTTCTCACGTTCCACGATCCCGCCGCCTATACCCATGTGCTGTGCCCGGATGGGTTATTGCAGCATTTTACGCGGATGGAGGAGCATATTGCGCTGCTCCGTAATATCCATCGTGGGCTGCAGGCAGGAGGCTGGATCGCCGTCGATCTGCTCCTGCCTCCAGGCGGCGCCGCTTGGCAGTCGCTGGAGCGGAAGCGCGTACAGCCGCAAAAGCTTGTTCGCCGCCAGATCGAGGGGTCAACCTCACTTTCCCGGCAGATCTTTCATTGCGCCATCGCTTACGAGACATATATCGAAGGTGTCATGGAGTCCCGGTACCTGGTCGAGCGCGAATATGCGCTAATCACCCCTAAAGAAGCCGTACTGCTCCTCGCTTCAGAAGGATTTGAGGTGACGCGGATGATTCAAAATTATGGCTCGTCCACGCCATGGCGAACAGCACTTCCTCCGGGAGTCAATGAAATAGGGATCGATCCGGATGCCGGTGAGACGATAGAGGAAGCGCTCGCGGCCGGGAAAGATGTGCAGCCGTATCGTGAGAGAGCATGGATGAACGGCGGATATCCGCTGCACGGCGCGATGCCGGCTCTATCGCCCGATGCCTCGGCAACGATGACGCTGATTGCCCGGAAGAAATGACAGAACGAATAGACGGAGGAAGGATTGTATGAATCGGAGAACGTTCACGAAGAGGTTGCTACTGCTAGGAATGACCATGATGCTCGTACTGCTGTCGGCATGCGGCAGTCCGGAACAGCCGGACGCGAAGCGCCAGGCGCAAGCAGAGCAGCCGGCGGCGCAGCAAGTGTCCGAGAGCGGAACGGTCGAGCTTGAAAATATGGGAGAGAAGCTGAGCTTCCCGGATGCGCCGAAGCGGGCGGTCACGCTGAACCAGCATGCGACCGAAGTGATGCTGGCACTCGGCCTGGAAGAATCGATGGTCGGAACGGCTTATCTCGACGACAGCATCCTGCCCGAATACAAGGAGAAGTATGACAAAATTCCGGTCCTCGCGGACAAATATCCATCGAAGGAAGTGTTCTTGTCAGTGTCTCCCGATTTCGCCTATGCGGGATGGAAGAGCGCGTTTGGAGAGAAAGCGCTTGGCTCGCGGGAGGATCTTGCCGGGCAGGGCGTGCTGACCTATGTGCAGGAATCCTCGAACAAGGCCGCGCCGACGCTGGAGGATGTGTACCAGGACATCTTGAATATCGGACGAATCTTCCGGGTGGAGAACAGAGCCGAAGCGGTCGTGAACGACATGCGCAAGAAGCTGGAAGATATTCAGGCGCAGATTGGCAGCGTGAGCGAGCCGCTTAACGTATTCGTTTTCGATAGCGGGGAAGACAAAGCGTTCACGGCCGCCAATACGTATTTAACCAGCTTGATTGCCAAGGTGGGCGGTAAAAATATTTTCGACGATATCGATAAAGGATGGGCCGAAGTCAGCTGGGAGGAAGTGGTGAGCCGCGACCCGGATGTCATTGTCATTGTCGATTATGGCGACACGACGGCCGAACAGAAGCAAGAGCTGCTCCTGAACAAAGCGCCGTTGGCTGATGTGAAGGCGATCAAGAACAAGCGATTTATCGTGCTTCCGCTCTCGGCGGCTGCGGAGGGGATTCGTGCGCCGATCGCTTTGCAGACGCTCGCTGCCGGCTTGTATCCGGATAAAGTGCAGCCATAAAAAGCAACAGGGGGAAGGAGAACATTCATGGCAACATGGAATTTGGAGGAAACCCGCCATCATCTGCTGATCTGCAATGGCGGAAGCTGTATGAAGCAGCAGGCCGATGAAGTTACGCAAGCGATCCGGGATGAGATCTCTGCACTCGGAGCGAAAAAACAGATTCATACGACACGCACCCGCTGCAATGGCCGCTGTACGGACGCATGTGTCGTCATCGCCTACCCGGAAGGGGTCTGGTATAAGGAGATGACCCCGGAGCTGGGAAGGGAACTGGTGCGCAAGCAGCTGGCAGGCGAGCGGCTGGAGGAGCATACGGTCTATTCGTATGATCGCCGCTTCATCGCTACCGGCCGCTCTGTAGCTGGCAAAGATAAACCTACGAGCTAGATTTTACCATAGCTATAGCCAAGC contains the following coding sequences:
- a CDS encoding ABC transporter ATP-binding protein, which translates into the protein MNVEVKDLSFSIQDKRLIEAICLDVREGEMVGLIGPNGSGKSTLLKNIYRVLEPDSGEILLNGQRVSRLPQKELARQLAVVGQEASAAFDFAVRDIVMMGRSPHKKMFEADSIEDYEIVEQALTRVGLLHAAGSSFSDLSGGEKQRVLIARALAQQARVLILDEPTNHLDIRYQLQMMDLVKELKLTCLAALHDLNIAACYCDRIYVMQDGRMAASGSPEQVMRPDLLYDVFGVRTEIAIHPLTGKPSITFLPDRIVSL
- a CDS encoding ABC transporter substrate-binding protein → MNRRTFTKRLLLLGMTMMLVLLSACGSPEQPDAKRQAQAEQPAAQQVSESGTVELENMGEKLSFPDAPKRAVTLNQHATEVMLALGLEESMVGTAYLDDSILPEYKEKYDKIPVLADKYPSKEVFLSVSPDFAYAGWKSAFGEKALGSREDLAGQGVLTYVQESSNKAAPTLEDVYQDILNIGRIFRVENRAEAVVNDMRKKLEDIQAQIGSVSEPLNVFVFDSGEDKAFTAANTYLTSLIAKVGGKNIFDDIDKGWAEVSWEEVVSRDPDVIVIVDYGDTTAEQKQELLLNKAPLADVKAIKNKRFIVLPLSAAAEGIRAPIALQTLAAGLYPDKVQP
- a CDS encoding VOC family protein is translated as MKNKILEKLEHVQIPVKSLDKSIQWYTTNLGFSLQGKSEGRHAFLTLPEGPMLMLWETKDDTQANFSFNGETMPVLLYNTKQIHKLHEELKSKDVVITFFQDEGFGWVLKFIDLNGNMWGVIQLKE
- a CDS encoding FecCD family ABC transporter permease, which produces MMKEPADFRRRSFFFTAILLALTAGLVLSITLAVMLGPVPIAPATVWKIAFSHLPGFNGWIEETWDMGQGHIVWDIRFPRVLLGVVVGAGLSVAGAAIQALMRNSLADPYILGVSSGASAAATLVILFGAFRFFGQYALSLSAFLGSLAVMAIVMVLARVGGRIATSRLLLSGIAVSMMMSAITNLIVTMAPREEGIRSAMYWMMGSLTGAKWEYLTLPALIVIAGTIFLLVQYRALNALLMGEEAALTLGVNLHAFRKWLVVVVALLTGTIVAVSGAIGFVGLMIPHIVRLMVGSDHRRVLPVSLLLGAIFIVWADVLARLVLAPEELPIGIVTALCGGPFFIWLLRRNSYSFGGGK
- a CDS encoding (2Fe-2S) ferredoxin domain-containing protein — protein: MATWNLEETRHHLLICNGGSCMKQQADEVTQAIRDEISALGAKKQIHTTRTRCNGRCTDACVVIAYPEGVWYKEMTPELGRELVRKQLAGERLEEHTVYSYDRRFIATGRSVAGKDKPTS
- a CDS encoding methyltransferase domain-containing protein, yielding MAMTRCSYCQFTYDEWYGDTRNGVPAGTPLEDLAGTLCSRCGMQGNRHEWQPNPKYAGQEAEYYDQFAGKAGIAFYRHWLEQAAEPPSVLELGVGTGRLAVELAGRAARYCGVDWSPMMLKAADTKRKRMFKEEAEQRLELAEEDVLTFHDPAAYTHVLCPDGLLQHFTRMEEHIALLRNIHRGLQAGGWIAVDLLLPPGGAAWQSLERKRVQPQKLVRRQIEGSTSLSRQIFHCAIAYETYIEGVMESRYLVEREYALITPKEAVLLLASEGFEVTRMIQNYGSSTPWRTALPPGVNEIGIDPDAGETIEEALAAGKDVQPYRERAWMNGGYPLHGAMPALSPDASATMTLIARKK
- a CDS encoding cupin domain-containing protein; translation: MIRTISKHNHSEHYIWGNNCDGWRLVDEEARSIIHERMPPGTSEVRHLHTRAAQFFFVLSGMMTIEVNGTEHQLNPHEGIEVPPEVPHQVWNTSNTDIEFLVISTPSTRNDRKIADVG